The following nucleotide sequence is from Citrus sinensis cultivar Valencia sweet orange chromosome 6, DVS_A1.0, whole genome shotgun sequence.
TAAAACAGAGTATGATTCGTTTTATATGCATTTcagttctttcttttcttgttttttattttgcattgaCTGTTGATTGAGATGGTCATTTTTGTTTAACTCTATGAATTTACCATCTATTTTCTGGTTTTCTTCTGAGCAGTTCTGCGTATGGAACTTGATATTCAGAGGTTTTTGCAAAATCCTGATCAGCAGCATTTCGAGTTCCAACATTTTCCTACTTCTTATCTCCGACTGGCTGCACACCGTGTTTCTCAACATTATGGGCTAGTAACTATGGTTCAGGAAAATGGCATAGAAGGGCTGGGTAACAGGATTTTGGTGAGGAAAACAGCAGAAAGCAAATATCCTGCTGTCCGTTTATCTGAGATTCCTGCTAAGCAGTCGGAAGAAAGTGATAAGcttgaaaagattaaaattgcCATCAGGCGTAGGCCCAATGCTGGATGTGTTAATGGAGCAAATGAAACTGGGACGAAACGAAGTCCTGTTAGAAGTGTGGAAGAGAGGAAGGAGGAGTATGATCGAGCACGTGCCCGCATCTTTAGTGGTCCTAGCAGTCCTAACTCAGAGGATACGCTTACTCAGGTCTCTAcagatatgaaaaatattggcTTTAACCGAGATGAGAGGGAAATTGTCAGGAACTCCATTACTGATGCAGAAAAGATTATTAGTATCAGAGACGGTGCTGGTTTGTCTCGAGTTGCCATTTTCAGAGACAGGGAGAAGGATCGTACTGATCCAGATTATGATCGGAGTTATGAAAGGTAGGAGCatgtcttttattttctctggAATTATGGACCTGTCCCAGTGGTTAATGGCTGCATACCATGGGCAGCACTGTCTTGTATGTAATTGACAAACATGAATAAGCACCAGGTCTTATTGATGTCTTTATAGAGAATTTCTTAGTGATTGCCTCAAGAGTCTGTTGCATTTTAAGTATATGGATGTCCAATGgacatgcatttttttttttttttttggagaagtAGTATAGAGATACTTACTTTCATCAATGTCCATGTTATGTAGGTAATGGCTTTGAGCATGTAAATGATTTTAGGAATATTAGGatgacaaaaattttatgatgcTATGGGTAAAAATTTTGTACAGACCACCATTTTGTGAGTTGAATAATTGAATCTCTGGTTATGCAGCCTTGCCACCACAATTAGTGCCTATTGATGTGgcttgggtttcttttttattgttatttgttattgtGATACCTAGATCTTACTATTGTCCAACATTGTAGTGTTGTGGCTCCCAATCACCCTCCAATTTGCTATTTTAGAATGTTCAAAATGGGGAAATTAACTGATTATATTCTAGGGTGTAGCATATCATTGGCTTCTTCATATTTCCAATTTTGCTTTTGCATAGTACAATcgaatttcatttttgtgGATCAAACTAACAACTTTATGAACTGACACAGGTATGTCAGGAGCCTTCCAACTAATCAAGGCTTTAGCTTGCCACCTTTTAATATGCAGAAAGTTCAACTTCCATTTATGCAGTACGATACTGGTTTTCCCCAATTCAGTCAGATCCCAAGGACTCAAGCTTCCCTCAGTTTCAGGCCTCCGTCAAGCCCAGTTATGAGCCCTTATTGTGCAGTGGGACCGAATCAGACATCTGTGGAAGCTGCATATATGCAATGGCCAAGTGCTGCAATGATGTATGCTCATTCGTATGAGCAGTTTAGACAAGCTGCTTTCCAGGTATTCTTTGGGtattttttgaaactttgattCAATTAGAAGCGATCTACTTTGACCTCCTTAGTAAAGAAATTGAAGGATTGTCATTGTTGCACTTAAGACACACTACtggttcttcttcttcttctgttaTCAGtaggatttgaattttggatCTAATCACTTGGTAATAACATGTTGCATGACCATGGCTGCTAATGACTGGTTTTAGAAGACACAATGTTGCATTTttcatatgtttcatgttgttTTGATTGTTTCTTTTGCAGTTTTGAATGTTCTGTGAATTTCACATCCATAATCTGTACTATTGAGAAGTTTATCAGTAATTTGATCAGGAACATGGAAGTAGTTGGCATTTGAGtggtgatttattttttccattcaATGCTTTCCTTccttagaaagaaaataattttttgctgTCGCTGGTTCTGAATTTTTAACATCAGTTGGTGTTCAATCTCGTCTGCCACCTATAAAAAGTATCTCTTCATCCACAACCATTCCTTTTGACTGTTATATAGGGAGGACTGTGCACTGTTTCCCATAGAAACAGAGCGGAAAGATGTCATCCAAGTTTGAAGGTGGATAGTTTTTGTAGAACAGTCAAATTTATATGCTTTGACTATTTTAGGTCTATGGTTTTCACTGCCATAGTCACGAATATCGAATCGTACATGAGCAGTGTATCTGCGCCTGCATTTGTTTCCTGTTTTGAACTGTCTCTTCTGTTGGGTGTGGgcacccttttttttttaataaataagtagcaattataattcattttatcCAAGCAACTGAGCAGTAGACCTGCGAAATGGCTGTAAAAGAGTTTTCAAGATACTTTGTTATATTGGTGCGTTAAAACATTTGGGATATATTGGTGCGTTAAAACATTTGGGAAGATCTTTCTGAGTTATTTAggaaattgattgattgatgcTGTGCAAATTCTTTAGATTTTCACCTGTGGAGAGTTGTGTCATTCTTTGCAAGGTTATGTATTTGTATTTGGAcctaattttcttcttataaTCTAATTGCAGGTTCCATTCTGTCAGCAACCTCTGAGCTTTGATTACTCTCAAAACCACTCATAGTTAGGTGGGGGATGATAGTGcaaaaatttctctttatcGTTTAGGTTTCATGTTCGTAGTTCCTATGTTAAAGACTTCAACCTTTACTAGACCTTTGTTCCAGTTTCTCTACTTCTCTGTGTGTTTTCGGATTCAATTTTAGTAAGGAAATGTAACAATACTAGTGATTTGGCTGCCATACATTATAGTGCTATTGTATAAACTTCTTTGAGACTGATGCATTTTCCATATGTTTAGGCTGTGGTGCTCAAGGCTCTCTCTGTTGTTTTCCAGTTTGCAGGGCTCAAGGctcaaatgttttatttagtCCAATGATTTGATGATTGCATTTGCCAGAAtgaatctgaattttttaCTGATCGACAGTTtatagatataaaataaagggAAATGGAGCAcatggggggggggggggggtgtatAAAAATTAGGATAATGGGCTATAAAGATATCTTTGCCAGCTGTAAGGTTCATCATGATTTAATCACTATggaattttaaattagtttatattaataatttatggtATTAATCTTCAAAGCTGATGCAGGTTCATTAA
It contains:
- the LOC102629684 gene encoding uncharacterized protein LOC102629684 — protein: MDSASSATAAAAIFNERESMVDPFLVEALQNPRHRLTILRMELDIQRFLQNPDQQHFEFQHFPTSYLRLAAHRVSQHYGLVTMVQENGIEGLGNRILVRKTAESKYPAVRLSEIPAKQSEESDKLEKIKIAIRRRPNAGCVNGANETGTKRSPVRSVEERKEEYDRARARIFSGPSSPNSEDTLTQVSTDMKNIGFNRDEREIVRNSITDAEKIISIRDGAGLSRVAIFRDREKDRTDPDYDRSYERYVRSLPTNQGFSLPPFNMQKVQLPFMQYDTGFPQFSQIPRTQASLSFRPPSSPVMSPYCAVGPNQTSVEAAYMQWPSAAMMYAHSYEQFRQAAFQVPFCQQPLSFDYSQNHS